A genomic stretch from Telopea speciosissima isolate NSW1024214 ecotype Mountain lineage chromosome 7, Tspe_v1, whole genome shotgun sequence includes:
- the LOC122669501 gene encoding glycine-rich RNA-binding protein RZ1A-like — MDEDLEYRCFIGGLSWSTSDRGLKNAFEKFGNLVEAKVVVDRFSGCSRGFGFVTFDDKRAMEDAIETMNGMDLDGRAITVNKAQPHQGSGRDRDRGQGRDRDYGGGRGSNSGECFKCGKPGHFARECPSGDGARGGRYGGRDSKYGGGGYNRYGPDRNVDRYGGCNRDGGNRGSSGSDRYNRDRSGPYERPGGFRS; from the exons ATGGATGAAGATTTGGAATACCGTTGTTTTATTGGGGGCCTTTCTTGGTCAACATCTGACAGGGGTCTTAAAAATGCATTTGAAAAGTTTGGCAATCTTGTTGAAGCAAAG GTAGTTGTGGATAGGTTTTCTGGTTGTTCTCGTGGATTTGGGTTTGTCACCTTTGATGACAAGAGAGCAATGGAAGATGCTATTGAAACAATGAATGGTATGGATCTAGATGGGAGGGCTATTACTGTTAATAAAGCTCAGCCTCATCAGGGATCTGGTAGGGACCGTGACCGTGGTCAAGGGCGTGATCGTGACTATGGTGGTGGACGGGGTTCCAATTCTGGGGAGTGCTTTAAATGTGGCAAGCCTGGGCATTTTGCAAGGGAGTGTCCATCTGGTGATGGGGCAAGAGGGGGCAGGTACGGTGGAAGGGATTCTAAATATGGTGGCGGCGGTTACAATCGCTATGGGCCTGATCGTAATGTGGATCGTTATGGTGGATGCAATAGGGATGGTGGTAATCGTGGGAGTTCTGGAAGTGACCGATATAATCGTGATCGTTCTGGCCCATATGAGCGTCCGGGAGGTTTCCGTTCTTGA
- the LOC122670078 gene encoding U-box domain-containing protein 27-like encodes MVKNDLYITVPSFFKCPISLDVMKSPVSLSTGVTYDRSSIQQWLDYGNNTCPATMQVLHTKDFVPNHTLHRLIQIWSNSLSPSSSSTPSLSHDQARHLIFSNDCSDSLSKILDFAIESDDNRKFLANTDGIVSVIVGVLGNDADLSTFEHAVRFLHLILTDYTDKEKLMSLILKGDRDFLSSIVQVLQKGGLDSKIASARLLQAIAVDPESKVLIAEKEGVLPGLLRLVSSNTDSTAAIDAGLSCLVAVSKTRRIRLQIVRLGAVQVLGKLLSRRDCNTVSVADKALELLEMASTCNEGRTAICEDPNCVPAITQKMLKVSKEAKEYAVLILWSVCHLFRDPKAQEAVTKSNGLTKILLLMQSNCSPSVRQMSADLLKIFRVNSKSCLSSYDTKTTHIMPF; translated from the coding sequence atggTAAAGAACGATCTTTACATAACGGTTCCCAGCTTTTTCAAATGCCCCATCTCCCTTGACGTCATGAAGTCCCCTGTTAGTCTCTCCACCGGCGTTACCTATGACCGCTCCAGCATCCAGCAATGGCTCGACTATGGCAACAACACCTGCCCAGCTACCATGCAAGTCCTCCACACCAAGGACTTCGTTCCCAACCATACCCTCCATCGCCTTATCCAGATCTGGTCCAattccctttccccttcctcttcttctactccttctctctcccatgACCAAGCCCGACACTTGATCTTCTCCAACGATTGCTCAGATTCCCTCTCCAAGATCCTTGATTTCGCCATTGAATCCGACGATAACCGCAAGTTCCTCGCCAACACCGACGGTATTGTATCCGTCATCGTTGGTGTTCTTGGCAATGACGCTGATCTTTCCACCTTCGAACATGCCGTTCGTtttctccatctcattctcaCCGATTACACAGATAAAGAGAAGCTCATGAGTTTAATCTTGAAGGGAGACCGTGATTTCTTGTCTTCCATTGTTCAGGTCTTGCAGAAAGGGGGTTTGGATTCCAAAATCGCATCCGCGCGGCTCTTGCAGGCCATCGCGGTCGACCCCGAGTCCAAGGTTCTCATCGCCGAGAAAGAAGGTGTCTTGCCTGGACTATTGCGTCTGGTGAGCTCCAATACCGATTCCACAGCTGCCATCGATGCTGGATTGTCTTGCTTGGTTGCGGTTTCTAAGACAAGGCGGATTAGATTGCAGATCGTTCGGCTCGGAGCGGTCCAGGTATTGGGAAAGTTGCTCTCTCGCCGGGACTGTAATACGGTCTCTGTTGCAGACAAGGCTTTGGAGCTGTTGGAGATGGCGTCTACCTGCAACGAGGGTCGGACGGCAATATGCGAGGACCCGAACTGCGTCCCTGCGATAACGCAGAAGATGCTCAAGGTGTCCAAGGAAGCGAAGGAGTACGCGGTGTTGATACTATGGAGCGTTTGCCATCTGTTCAGGGACCCAAAGGCGCAGGAAGCCGTGACCAAGTCTAACGGATTGACCAAGATCTTGCTGTTGATGCAGAGCAATTGTTCACCTTCTGTTCGCCAAATGTCTGCAGACCTCCTTAAGATCTTTCGTGTGAACTCAAAATCTTGTCTTTCTAGCTATGATACTAAAACCACCCACATCATGCCCTTCTGA
- the LOC122670077 gene encoding U-box domain-containing protein 35-like, which produces MEGKGTLKELVQPTPLLSVAVALTGTKNSVMLIKWALESFVSDVKVLFKLLHVRAPIKSTDQDDKFMVRCFPVAQVHEDMVAKYKKDVERQTTAMFLPFKQLCTQRKVEVDVTVIEGDDIAAAIMKEIAYSKITKIVIGASPRTMFTRKVKSNSISSRILEGAPGFCAVYVVSKGNLSSMRPSNPEVSPNTKGERESDAVDPNSRRSSSAASYIEQPDNGSRVFGKASTLEDDGSGLYDEEFTFSPAMDPTVSRQFDKWFMFGSKVSKVSTGNDNASRISDKGLPLEETGSKPFHRRYTSDTTIDTTGSRRFDKGSSFNTAIDTGSRVFSNTLEENRLKGSTFGALLCTTQSMPPAKASTFEDERSREFSIKGFTLEVTKDNVSKIFDQITMLEAPESSSSDSEDDIVQELEGLGVDRGLLNTLYSKSQRETIDASSPKKNNPSSHWMEQTVKPHKETVKEDNTRELVRPEKEEEEDEAVKQTEVENMREWVEAETKSDAKKKRKLDKATILRSDELCNMFTWEDIVSATSSFSNDLLIGRGRSGSVYKCKLHHTTTAVKVLHSKESHWTEQFHQELEILSKVRHPHVLLLLGACPEHGCLVYEYMEKGSLDDRLLRKDNTPPIPWFERYRIAWEVASALLFLHNAKPKAIIHRDLKPANILLDHNYASKIGDVGLSTLLPANNATVFKGTSPVGTLCYIDPEYQRTGMISPKSDVYAFGMVILQLLTAKPAIALTRFVKKALDNGHLMTILDSEAGNWPVKETQELAALGLSCTELRHCDRPDLKARILPVLEKLKGIGERARDSMPRAPSSPPQYFICPLLQDVMDEPCVAADGYTYDRKAIEVWLKDNDYSPMTHLPLSSKNLLQNFTLLSAITEWKSKKQ; this is translated from the exons ATGGAAGGAAAGGGAACTCTGAAAGAACTTGTACAGCCAACTCCACTGTTGAGCGTTGCTGTGGCTCTTACTGGAACTAAAAACAGTGTAATGCTGATTAAATGGGCATTGGAGAGCTTCGTTTCAGATGTGAAGGTTCTATTCAAGCTGCTACATGTTCGTGCACCAATCAAATCAACTGATCAAGATGATAAGTTTATGG TTCGATGCTTTCCTGTCGCACAAGTGCATGAAGATATGGTAGCAAAGTATAAGAAAGATGTGGAAAGGCAAACGACTGCAATGTTTCTTCCCTTCAAGCAACTCTGTACGCAAAgaaag GTGGAAGTAGATGTTACGGTGATTGAAGGAGATGATATAGCAGCTGCAATAATGAAAGAGATCGCTTATTCCAAAATTACGAAGATTGTCATTGGAGCTTCACCGCGTACCATGTTTACAAG GAAAGTTAAGAGCAATAGTATATCCTCAAGAATCTTGGAAGGTGCTCCAGGCTTTTGTGCGGTGTATGTTGTATcgaaaggaaatttgtcttccATGCGCCCATCAAATCCAGAAGTGAGTCCAAATACCAAAGGTGAAAGAGAAAGTGATGCAGTTGATCCTAACAGCAGGCGCTCCAGTTCCGCAGCTTCTTACATTGAGCAACCAG ATAATGGATCAAGGGTATTTGGCAAAGCATCCACATTAGAAGATGATGGATCAGGCCTATATGATGAAGAATTCACCTTCAGCCCTGCAATGGATCCTACTGTATCGAGGCAATTTGATAAATGGTTTATGTTTGGATCAAAGGTAAGTAAAGTGTCCACCGGTAATGATAATGCATCAAGGATATCTGATAAGGGACTCCCCTTGGAAGAAACTGGATCAAAGCCATTTCATAGAAGATACACCTCTGATACTACAATAGACACTACCGGATCAAGAAGATTTGATAAAGGGTCCAGCTTTAATACAGCAATTGATACTGGATCAAGGGTATTTAGTAACACCTTAGAAGAGAACAGATTAAAGGGGTCAACCTTCGGTGCTTTACTGTGTACTACTCAATCAATGCCACCTGCTAAAGCATCCACCTTCGAAGATGAGAGATCAAGGGAATTCTCCATCAAAGGCTTCACCTTAGAAGTTACAAAAGATAATGTGTCAAAGATATTTGATCAAATCACCATGTTAGAAGCTccagagtcttcttcttcagataGTGAG GATGATATTGTACAAGAGTTAGAAGGACTGGGAGTTGACCGTGGACTCCTCAACACACTGTATTCAAAATCTCAGAGGGAGACAATTGATGCTTCTTCTCCGAAA AAAAATAATCCAAGTAGCCACTGGATGGAACAAACAGTTAAACCCCATAAGGAAACCGTCAAGGAGGATAACACCAGAGAATTAGTTAGAccagagaaagaggaggaggaagatgaagcTGTGAAGCAGACAGAAGTTGAGAACATGAGGGAATGGGTTGAAGCTGAAACCAAATCTGAtgctaaaaagaaaagaaagcttgACAAGGCCACCATCCTGCGTTCTGATGAGCTATGCAACATGTTCACATGGGAAGACATAGTGTCAGCAACATCGTCCTTCTCTAATGATCTTCTGATTGGAAGGGGGAGGTCTGGGTCTGTTTACAAGTGTAAGTTGCATCACACCACAACAGCTGTGAAAGTCCTTCACTCCAAGGAGAGTCACTGGACTGAGCAATTCCATCAAGAG CTTGAGATCTTGAGCAAAGTCCGCCATCCCCatgtgcttcttcttcttggtgcCTGTCCTGAGCATGGTTGCCTAGTTTATGAGTACATGGAGAAAGGCAGTCTGGATGACAGGTTGCTTCGGAAGGACAATACACCCCCAATCCCATGGTTTGAGAGGTATCGAATAGCCTGGGAAGTAGCCTCTGCTTTGCTTTTCTTACACAATGCAAAGCCCAAAGCGATCATTCATCGTGATCTGAAACCAGCAAACATCTTGCTTGATCACAACTATGCGAGCAAGATAGGTGATGTAGGCCTTTCCACGTTGCTTCCTGCAAACAATGCTACCGTCTTCAAGGGAACAAGCCCTGTTGGGACACTCTGCTACATAGATCCTGAGTATCAGAGGACGGGAATGATCTCACCCAAGTCTGATGTTTATGCATTTGGTATGGTAATCCTGCAGTTGCTGACTGCAAAACCTGCCATAGCACTGACCCGATTTGTCAAAAAAGCACTAGACAATGGTCACTTGATGACCATCTTGGATTCAGAGGCTGGGAACTGGCCGGTTAAAGAAACTCAGGAATTAGCTGCACTGGGGTTGAGCTGCACTGAATTACGACATTGTGACAGGCCTGACTTGAAAGCTCGAATCCTTCCAGTCTTGGAGAAATTGAAAGGGATTGGTGAAAGAGCTAGAGATTCAATGCCTCGTgctccttcatctcctccacAATACTTCATTTGCCCGTTACTCCAG GATGTAATGGATGAACCTTGTGTTGCCGCAGATGGATACACGTATGACCGCAAAGCTATAGAGGTGTGGCTCAAAGATAATGATTATTCACCAATGACTCATCTGCCCCTATCCAGCAAGAACCTCTTACAAAACTTTACTCTTCTCTCCGCAATTACGGAGTGGAAGTCCAAAAAACAGTAA